Proteins encoded in a region of the Paracholeplasma manati genome:
- the atpA gene encoding F0F1 ATP synthase subunit alpha, with amino-acid sequence MSKINPVEISSLIIEQIKKYQNEIKTDNVGTVISVGDGIALVHGLDQAMSGELLEFPHGVFGQVLNLEKDYVGVILLDESTQIKEGDSVKTTGRILEVPVGEALIGRVVNPLGKPIDGMGKIQTDKFRTIERKATGVMARKGVHQPLQTGIKVLDALVPIGRGQRELIIGDRQTGKTTLAIDTIINQKGKGVICIYVAIGQKESTVAGVYETLKSHGAMDYAIIVSASASEPSPLLYLAPYAGVTMAEEFMFAGKDVLIVYDDLTKHATAYRELSLLLRRPPGREAFPGDVFYLHSRLLERAAKLNDALGGGSITALPIIETQAGDISAYIPTNVISITDGQIFLQSDLFHSGVRPAINAGLSVSRVGGAAQTKAIKKVSGTLRLDLASFRELEAFTQFGSDLDEATKARLERGKRTVEILKQGLHDTMAVEYQVISIFALTQGFLDSIKLSEIRRFEKTLHSFFNTDKEANHLLEELRKTAVLPDVNQLKSAITRFKLTFV; translated from the coding sequence ATGAGTAAAATTAATCCAGTTGAAATCAGTTCTTTGATCATTGAGCAAATTAAGAAGTATCAAAATGAAATTAAAACCGATAATGTCGGTACTGTCATCAGTGTAGGGGATGGGATTGCATTGGTTCATGGCCTTGATCAGGCTATGAGTGGTGAACTATTAGAATTCCCACATGGTGTCTTTGGTCAAGTATTAAACCTTGAAAAAGACTACGTTGGGGTCATCCTACTCGATGAATCTACCCAAATTAAAGAAGGCGATTCAGTCAAAACCACTGGACGCATTCTGGAAGTACCTGTCGGTGAAGCCCTCATCGGTAGGGTTGTCAATCCACTGGGGAAACCCATCGATGGTATGGGCAAAATCCAAACCGATAAGTTCCGTACAATCGAACGTAAAGCTACAGGCGTTATGGCCCGTAAAGGGGTTCATCAACCGCTACAAACCGGGATTAAAGTCCTCGATGCGTTGGTACCGATTGGGCGTGGACAAAGAGAACTCATCATCGGTGACCGCCAAACTGGTAAAACCACATTAGCGATTGACACCATCATTAACCAAAAAGGTAAAGGCGTCATTTGTATCTATGTTGCGATTGGTCAAAAAGAATCGACTGTAGCCGGTGTATACGAAACCTTGAAATCCCATGGTGCGATGGATTATGCCATCATCGTATCAGCATCCGCATCCGAACCTTCACCACTGTTATACCTCGCACCTTACGCAGGGGTTACGATGGCAGAAGAATTCATGTTTGCCGGTAAAGATGTCTTGATCGTATATGATGATTTGACCAAGCACGCCACAGCCTACCGCGAATTATCCCTACTACTCAGAAGACCACCAGGTCGTGAAGCCTTTCCAGGGGATGTTTTCTATCTACACAGTAGACTATTAGAAAGAGCCGCTAAGCTCAATGACGCTTTGGGTGGTGGTTCCATCACTGCTTTACCAATCATTGAAACCCAAGCAGGCGATATTTCTGCGTATATCCCAACCAACGTCATCAGTATTACCGACGGACAAATCTTCTTACAATCCGATTTGTTCCACAGTGGCGTTAGACCTGCGATCAACGCTGGTTTATCGGTCTCTCGTGTCGGTGGTGCTGCACAAACCAAAGCGATTAAAAAAGTCTCAGGTACATTACGTCTTGACCTCGCATCTTTCAGAGAACTCGAAGCCTTTACCCAATTCGGTAGTGACTTAGATGAAGCGACCAAAGCGCGCTTGGAACGTGGTAAACGTACCGTTGAAATCTTGAAACAAGGTTTACATGATACCATGGCAGTTGAATACCAAGTCATTTCGATTTTCGCATTGACCCAAGGATTCTTAGATAGCATCAAATTATCAGAAATTAGACGATTTGAAAAAACATTACATAGTTTCTTTAATACGGATAAAGAAGCCAACCACCTTTTAGAAGAACTTAGAAAAACGGCTGTATTGCCTGATGTCAATCAATTGAAATCAGCCATCACACGTTTTAAATTAACGTTCGTATAG